A genomic segment from Muntiacus reevesi chromosome 15, mMunRee1.1, whole genome shotgun sequence encodes:
- the GSC gene encoding homeobox protein goosecoid, with translation MPASMFSIDNILAARPRCKDSVLPVAPSAAAPVVFPALHGDSLYGGAGGGASSDYGAFYPRPVAPGGAGLPAAVGGSRLGYSNYFYGQLHVQAAPVGPACCGAVPPLGAQQCSCVPTPPGYEGPGSVLVSPVPHQMMPYMNVGTLSRTELQLLNQLHCRRKRRHRTIFTDEQLEALENLFQETKYPDVGTREQLARKVHLREEKVEVWFKNRRAKWRRQKRSSSEESENAEKWNKTSSKASPEKREEEGKSDLDSDS, from the exons ATGCCCGCCAGCATGTTCAGCATCGACAACATCCTGGCCGCCCGGCCGCGCTGCAAGGACTCGGTGCTGCCCGTGGCGCCCAGCGCCGCGGCTCCCGTCGTCTTCCCGGCGCTGCACGGGGACTCGCTCTACGGCGGCGCCGGTGGCGGCGCCTCCTCGGACTATGGCGCCTTCTACCCGCGCCCCGTGGCCCCCGGCGGCGCAGGCCTCCCGGCCGCGGTCGGCGGCTCGCGCCTGGGCTACAGCAACTACTTCTACGGGCAGCTGCACGTGCAGGCGGCCCCCGTGGGCCCGGCCTGCTGCGGGGCCGTGCCGCCGCTGGGCGCCCAGCAGTGCTCCTGCGTCCCGACGCCCCCAG GCTACGAGGGTCCCGGCTCCGTGCTGGTGTCCCCCGTGCCGCATCAGATGATGCCCTACATGAACGTGGGCACCCTGTCGCGCACGGAGCTGCAGCTCCTCAACCAGCTGCACTGCCGGCGGAAGCGGCGGCACCGCACCATCTTCACCGACGAGCAGCTCGAAGCGCTGGAGAACCTCTTCCAGGAGACCAAGTACCCAGACGTGGGCACCCGCGAGCAGCTGGCCCGGAAGGTGCACCTCCGCGAGGAGAAGGTGGAG GTCTGGTTTAAAAACCGCCGCGCCAAATGGAGGCGGCAGAAGCGGTCCTCTTCGGAGGAGTCGGAAAACGCCGAGAAGTGGAACAAGACGTCGTCGAAGGCGTCGCcggagaagagggaagaggaaggtaAAAGCGATTTGGACTCGGACAGCTGA